Sequence from the Streptomyces peucetius genome:
GCCGTGGCGCGTACGGCAAGGGCGCTATACGCGGCATGTATACACCCTGTGTACAGTGCCTCCATGTCCATCGGTCACACCCTCCTGGGCCTCCTCGAATCCGGTCCCCGCCACGGCTACGACCTCAAGCGCGCGTTCGACGAGAGATTCGGGCAGGACCGTCCGCTCCACTACGGGCAGGTCTACTCGACCATGTCCCGCCTCCTCAAGAACGGTCTCGTCGAGGTCGACGGCATGGAGGCCGGCGGCGGCCCGGAGCGGAAGCGGTACGCCATCACCGAGGCCGGGATCACCGACGTCTCCCAGTGGCTCGCGCAGCCCGAGAAGCCGGAGCCGTACCTCCAGTCGACCCTCTACACGAAGGTCGTCCTCGCGCTGCTCACCGGCCGCGCCGCCGCCGGCATCCTCGACAGCCAGCGCGCGGAGCATCTGCGTCTGATGCGCGTCCTCACCGACCGCAAGCGCCGCGGAGACCTCGCCGACCAGCTCATCTGCGACCACGCCCTGTTCCACCTCGAAGCCGATCTGCGCTGGCTGGAACTGACCGCCGCCAGGCTCGACCAGCTCGCCGCGGAGGTCCGCCCGTGATCCCCTCCGGCTCCCTGCTCGTCGCCGACGCACTGCGCAAGTCCTTCGGCCCGACCACCGCGCTCGACGGAGCCTCGTTCTCCGTCCACCCCGGTGAGGTCGTCGCCGTCATGGGGCCCTCCGGTTCCGGCAAGTCGACCCTGCTGCACTGCCTGGCCGGGATCGTCCGGCCCGACTCCGGCACCGTCGTGTACGACGGGCGCGAGCTCACCGCCCTGCCGGACGCGGAGCGCAGCGCGCTGCGGCGTACCGACTTCGGCTTCGTGTTCCAGTTCGGGCAGCTCGTACCGGAACTGAGCTGCGTGGAGAACGTGGCCCTGCCGCTGCGCCTGAGCGGCGTGAAGCGCAAGGCGGCCGAGCGCACCGCGCTCGACTGGCTCGAACGGCTGGAGGTCGAGGACGCGGCGCGCAAGCGGCCTGGCGACATCTCCGGTGGGCAGGGCCAGCGGGTCGCCGTGGCCCGCGCTCTGGCGCCGTCCCCCAAGGTCGTCTTCGCCGACGAACCCACCGGCGCCCTGGACTCGCTCAACGGCGAGCGGGTGATGTCCCTGCTCACGGACGCCGCCCGGCTGCAGAACACGGCCGTCGTCCTGGTCACGCACGAGGCGCGGGTCGCCGCGTACTCGGACCGGGAGATCGTCGTACGCGACGGCAGGTCACGCGATCCGGAGTTCACCGTATGAGCGCGACGCTCGGCGAGTCCCGAGAAGCCCGCAGGACGTCGTCCCGGGAGACCCGCCGGACGGCGGCGGGGCCGCCACCGCGCCGCGGCCCTGCCGCCCGGCTGCGTGACCTGGCCATGGGCATCCGGTTCGGTACGTCCGGCGGCCGCGAGGGCTGGACGCGGAACTCGCTGACCGCCGTCGGCGTGGGGCTCGGCGTAACCCTGCTGCTCATCGCCGCGTCCGTGCCGCAGATGACGGTGGGCCGGGACGTGCGCTCCGCCGCGCGCACCGCGACCGCTCTCGTGTCGGGAGAGTCCGCCGCCCGCAGCGACCGGACCGTCGTGGTCGCCGACGCGGCCACCGACTACCGCGGCGAGACGGTCGGCGGCCAGATCATGCGGCCCGACGGCGCGCATCCGGTACTGCCGCCCGGGCTCGACCGGGCACCGGGGCCCGGCGAGATGTACGTGTCACCCGCGCTCGCCGACCTGCTGGCCTCGCCGGAGGGCCGGCTCCTCAAGGAGCGCCTGCCCCACCGGACGGTCGGCCTGATCACCGAGGCAGGGCTCCTCGATCCCGGCGAGCTCCGGTACTACGCGGGCAGTTCCACGCTGACCACAGAGACCGGCGGCCTGCGGACCGACGGCTACGGCGCAGGGCACGGCGGCAGACCCATGAGCCCCGTGCTCGTCGTCGTCATCGTGCTGGCCTGTGTGGTGCTGCTGGTGCCGGTGGCGGTCTTCATCGCGACCGCCTTCCGCTTCGGCGGCGAACTGCGCGACCGGCGCCTCGCCGCGCTGCGGCTGGTCGGCGCTGACGCGCGGACGACCCGCTGGATCGCGGCCGGCGAGGCCCTGTTCGGATCGGCGCTCGGCCTGGCCGCCGGCATCGGGATCTTCGCCCTGGCCCGTCGGCTCGCGGGTTCCGTGCGGGTGTGGGACCTGAGCGCGTTCCCCTCGGACGTCGTACCGGTGCCGCTGCTCGCCGCGCTGATCCTGCTCGCCGTGCCCGTGGTGGCGGTCGCGGTGACACTGTTCGCGATGAGGGCGCTGATGGTCGAGCCGCTGGGCGTCGTACGCCGGTCGGCGCCGTGGCGGCGCCGGCTGTGGTGGCGGCTGCTGATGCTGCCCGTGGGGATCGGCGTACTGATGGCGACCGGGACCGTCGGGGAGACGACGGAGGTCGTCGAACCCTGGCCGATCGCCGCCGGCACGCTGCTGGTGCTGTTCTCACTGACGGCACTGCTGCCCTGGCTGGTGGAGACGGCCGTCCGGCGGCTGCACGGCGGGCCGGTGGCCTGGCAACTGGCCGTCCGCAGACTGCAGCTGAGCAGCGGACCGGCGGTCAGGGCGGTCAGCGGCATCACGGTCGCGGTGGCCGGTGCCATCGCGCTGCAGATGGTGTTCGCCGGTGTCCACGACGACTTCAACCGGGTCACCGGGCTGCACGCGTCACGGGCGCAGATGAGGGTGACCGCCGAGTTCCCGAGCGTGGAACTGGCCGACGGGATGACGCACGCGTTGCGAGGGACGCCGGGTGTGCGAAGTGTCTTCGTCGTGGTGGAGGCGTACGTGACCAGCCCCGAGCCGGTCGCCGACGACGACATCCGGCCGACGACGGGGCTGACGGTCGCCGACTGCGCGACGCTCCGCGAGCTGGCGGAGATCGGCTCCTGCGCGGACGGCGACACGTTCGTCGCGCACCACGCGGGCAACCAGCCGCCGAACAGCTGGATCGACCGGACGGCCAGAAAAGGCAAGCCGGTCGACCTTGCCGGCGGCTCGTCGCGGGACGGCTCCGGGCCGCTGCCGTGGACGCTGCCGGAGGGCTCGCCGACGGTGATGCTGCGGTCGGACCCGATGGTCGGCGACTACTTCGGCATCCTCGCCACCCCGGGCGCGCTGGACGCGGCGACCATCCCCCGCGCCTGGACCACGGCGAGCGTGCGGATCGACGAGAGCGTGCGCGATGTGCGGGAGTCCGTCCGCAACACCGTCGCGCGGCTCGACCCCGCCGCACGGGTGGCGACGAGCCAGCGGATCGAACGGGACCGGCAGTACGAGAGTCTCCGCAGCGGACTGCTGGCCGCCGCGACCGCGACGATGGGCCTGATCGCCGCGTCGATGGCGGTCGCCCTGATCGAGCAGTTGCGGGAGCGCAGGCGCCTGCTGTCCGTGCTGGTGGCCTTCGGCACGCCGCGCTCCACCCTGGCCTGGTCGATCCTGTGGCAGACGGCCGTCACCGTGGTCCTCGGCACGGCGGTGGCGATCGCGGGCGGCGTCGGACTGGGCGCGGCGATGCTGCGCATGATCGGCAAACAGGTCACGCACTGGGGCGCGTTCGTGCCGGTGGCGGCGATGGGGGCGGGCCTGATCCTGGTCGTGACGCTGCTGAGCCTGCCGGCGCTGTGGCGGCTGATGCGGCCGGAGGGCCTGCGGACGGAGTGACGGCGGGGTGGTGGGGGGCGGCGGGGGCGCGTCGCGGGTGCGGGTGGCGCCTGCGGCGGGCTGTTCCCCTCCCCGCCCCTTCCCGAAACCGGGCTCCGCCCGGACCCGTACCGCGCTTCGCGCGGTGTCCTCAATCGCCGGACGGGCTGGAAATGCCGCTGCGCGGCATTTCAGCCTCGCCGGCGTTTGAGGCGCGGGGGTCCGGGGGCGGAGCCCCCGGTTTCGGGAAGGGGCGGGGAGGGGAAAACGCCCCGCGCAGCGGCCACGCCCCCTACGGCGGCGCGTCCCCCGCCGGTGGAGGCGCCGGAGGCGCCTTCGGCGGACGCCCCCGCCGGGCGATCGGCCGCGTACCCCCCGGCAGCCGCCCCGCGTCGGCCAGCGCCCGCCGCAGCAGGAACTCGATCTGCGCGTTCGCGCTGCGCAGTTCGTCCCCCGCCCACCTGGCCAGCGCCTCGTACACCGCAGGGTCGAGCCGCAGCAGTACCTGTTTGCGATCGGAAGGGGGCGGCGGCGTCACTGGTAGAGCGTGCCCGTGTTGAGGACCGGCTGTGCCGCGCGGTCGCCGCACAGCACGACCATCAGGTTGGACACCATCGCGGCCTTGCGCTCGCCGTCCAGTTCGACGATGTCGTCCTCGGCGATCCGGGTGAGGGCCGCCTCGACCATGCCGACGGCGCCGTCGACGATCTGGCGCCGGGCGGCGACGACCGCGCCCGCCTGCTGGCGCTGCAGCATCGCGGAGGCGATCTCGGGCGCGTAGGCGAGGTGGGTGAAACGGGACTCGATGATGTGGACGCCGGCCGCCTCGACCCGTGCGTGGAGCTCCACGGCGAGCTTCTCGGTGATCTCCTCCGCGTTGCCGCGCAGTGACAGGCCCTCTTCGTCGTGGGCGTCGTAGGGGTACTCGATGGCGATGTGCCGGACCGCGGCTTCCGTCTGCGTGGAGACGAACTCGAGGAAGTCGTCCACCTCGAACATCGCCTGGGCGGTGTCCTCGACCTTCCACACCACCACCGCGGCCAGCTCGATGGGGTTGCCGTACGCGTCGTTGACCTTCAGTACGGCCGTCTCGTGGTTGCGCACGCGGGTCGAGATTTTGGCCCGTGAGGTGAACGGGTTGACCCAGCGGAGCCCGTCCGTGCGGATCGTGCCCCGGTAGCGGCCGAAGAGCTGGACGACGCGGGCCTCGCCGGGCGCGACCATGTTCAGTCCGCACATGGCGAGGAACGCGGCGATGCCGACCAGGATGCCGCCGGTGATCAGTACGGCCTTGGTGCCGGTGGAGTCGAACGCCGTCGCGGTGACGACGAGCGCCGCCCCGGCGGCCAGTCCGAGCAGCCCGAGCAGCAGGGCCAGGCCGCCTCCGATGCTGTTGGCGGCGAACTCCCGGACCTGTGGTCCGGGCATCTCCGGCAGGTCGGCCGCCCGGCCCTGCTCCTGGTCCCGGTCCTGGTCGATGGTGCTGGTAGCAGGCATGGACATCCCCGTTTCCGTGTCGCGTGAGCCGTTCTGCTCTCTAGCAGAGTGATATCACTTTATGGGATGTCGCAACCCTGTGGGCCCCTCGTGAGTCGGTTCCCTTGAGAGAGGGTGCTGATTCTCACGTCCGTAAAAGGGGGGATCGGTGCCTCTTTGTCTGTACGACCGGTGTTAGCTTGCTGAGCTGATTCCGGGCGGGTTCCGGTACCGATACCGACGGACAGACACCCACAGCCGACAGAGCGGAGCGACGAAGCGATGGGTCGAGCGGAAGCGCGACAGGCCCGGCAGCGCGGTGCGCGCCGGGCGAGGAGAGCCGGGCCCTCGGGCATACGCCGCTTCTTCACGTTCCGGAAGATCCTGGGCACGTTCTTCGGCCTGTGCCTGCTGGCGATGGGCGCGTTCTTCGTGGCCTACATGCTCGTCCCGGTCCCCGAGGCCAACGCAGAGGCCAAGCTGCAGAGCAACATCTACAAGTACAGCGACGGCAAGATCCTGGCCCGGACCGGTGAGGTCAACCGGGAGATCATCGGCCTGGACAAGATCCCCAAGGACGTCCAGTACGCCTTCGTCGCGGCCGAGAACAAGACCTTCTTCGAGGACTCCGGCGTCGACATCAAGGGCACGCTGCGCGGTCTGAAGAACACCGTCACCGGTCAGGGCAAGCAGGGTGGCTCGACCATCACCCAGCAGTACGTGAAGAACTACTACCTGACCCAGGACCGGACGATCACCCGCAAGCTCAAGGAGCTGGTGATCTCCCTGAAGGTGGACCGGAACAAGGAGAAGAGCGAGATCCTCGCCGGTTACCTCAACACCAGCTACTTCGGCCGCGGCGCGTACGGCATCCAGGCCGCCGCCCAGGCGTACTACGGCGTCGACGCCGAGAAGCTGAACGTCGCCCAGGGCGCGTACCTCGCCGCTCTCGTCCAGGCCCCCAGCAGCTACGACTGGGCCGTCGCCTCCGACGAGACCAAGGAGGCGGTGACCAACCGCTGGAACTACGTGCTCAACAACATGGTCGAGGAGAGCTGGCTCGACAAGGGCACCCGCGACGGATTGAAGTTCCCCGTGCCCCGGGCGCCCAAGGCCCCTCCGGGCCTGAGCGGCCAGGCCGGTTACATCGTCGACGCCGCCAAGGAGGAGCTGGCGCGCCAGGGCCTCGACAAGTCCGACCTCGACGCCGGCGGCTGGACGATCACCCTGAACATCGACTCCAAGCGCCAGAAGGAGCTGGAGAACGCGGTCACGGAGCAACTCGAGGACCAGCTCGACCGCGAGGGCAGCAAGGTCGACGCCACCGTGCAGGCCGGCGCCACCTCCGTCGACCCGAAGACGGGCAAGGTCGTCGCTCTGTACGGCGGAGTGGGCGCGACCGAGCACTGGGTCTCCAACGCCACCCGCCGCGACTACCAGCCCGCCTCCACGTTCAAGCCGGTCGTGTTCGCCTCCGCCCTGGAGAACGGCTCCGAGACCCAGGACGGCGACCCGATCGGCCTGAACACGGTCTACGACGGGGACAGCAAGCGCCCGGTCGAGGGCATCGACGGCCACTACGCC
This genomic interval carries:
- a CDS encoding transglycosylase domain-containing protein, producing MGRAEARQARQRGARRARRAGPSGIRRFFTFRKILGTFFGLCLLAMGAFFVAYMLVPVPEANAEAKLQSNIYKYSDGKILARTGEVNREIIGLDKIPKDVQYAFVAAENKTFFEDSGVDIKGTLRGLKNTVTGQGKQGGSTITQQYVKNYYLTQDRTITRKLKELVISLKVDRNKEKSEILAGYLNTSYFGRGAYGIQAAAQAYYGVDAEKLNVAQGAYLAALVQAPSSYDWAVASDETKEAVTNRWNYVLNNMVEESWLDKGTRDGLKFPVPRAPKAPPGLSGQAGYIVDAAKEELARQGLDKSDLDAGGWTITLNIDSKRQKELENAVTEQLEDQLDREGSKVDATVQAGATSVDPKTGKVVALYGGVGATEHWVSNATRRDYQPASTFKPVVFASALENGSETQDGDPIGLNTVYDGDSKRPVEGIDGHYAPQNDLNRSYGPVSVQTSLNRSINSAFAQMAVDVGLDEVKETALDMGVPDKNFPVRPSIALGTMSASTWDMAGVYATLDNHGKKVTPTIVAKAEHKDREIEVQDPIGSQVISRETADTVTAGLTGVVKNGSGVNAKSSAYEAAGKTGTSENNKSAWFAGYTPELATVVALFGESPKEGGGQVSLTGTAEAGRANGGGFPAKIWADYTLGALNGGSDAEFDLDVAEIASPDPSPTPTETESEETSPTPTETESEETSPTPTDTETADPAPTDEAPVTPSFTPPSGTFTPPIETDDGDGDGEANRDEERRPLTP
- a CDS encoding FtsX-like permease family protein is translated as MSATLGESREARRTSSRETRRTAAGPPPRRGPAARLRDLAMGIRFGTSGGREGWTRNSLTAVGVGLGVTLLLIAASVPQMTVGRDVRSAARTATALVSGESAARSDRTVVVADAATDYRGETVGGQIMRPDGAHPVLPPGLDRAPGPGEMYVSPALADLLASPEGRLLKERLPHRTVGLITEAGLLDPGELRYYAGSSTLTTETGGLRTDGYGAGHGGRPMSPVLVVVIVLACVVLLVPVAVFIATAFRFGGELRDRRLAALRLVGADARTTRWIAAGEALFGSALGLAAGIGIFALARRLAGSVRVWDLSAFPSDVVPVPLLAALILLAVPVVAVAVTLFAMRALMVEPLGVVRRSAPWRRRLWWRLLMLPVGIGVLMATGTVGETTEVVEPWPIAAGTLLVLFSLTALLPWLVETAVRRLHGGPVAWQLAVRRLQLSSGPAVRAVSGITVAVAGAIALQMVFAGVHDDFNRVTGLHASRAQMRVTAEFPSVELADGMTHALRGTPGVRSVFVVVEAYVTSPEPVADDDIRPTTGLTVADCATLRELAEIGSCADGDTFVAHHAGNQPPNSWIDRTARKGKPVDLAGGSSRDGSGPLPWTLPEGSPTVMLRSDPMVGDYFGILATPGALDAATIPRAWTTASVRIDESVRDVRESVRNTVARLDPAARVATSQRIERDRQYESLRSGLLAAATATMGLIAASMAVALIEQLRERRRLLSVLVAFGTPRSTLAWSILWQTAVTVVLGTAVAIAGGVGLGAAMLRMIGKQVTHWGAFVPVAAMGAGLILVVTLLSLPALWRLMRPEGLRTE
- a CDS encoding SPFH domain-containing protein, which codes for MPATSTIDQDRDQEQGRAADLPEMPGPQVREFAANSIGGGLALLLGLLGLAAGAALVVTATAFDSTGTKAVLITGGILVGIAAFLAMCGLNMVAPGEARVVQLFGRYRGTIRTDGLRWVNPFTSRAKISTRVRNHETAVLKVNDAYGNPIELAAVVVWKVEDTAQAMFEVDDFLEFVSTQTEAAVRHIAIEYPYDAHDEEGLSLRGNAEEITEKLAVELHARVEAAGVHIIESRFTHLAYAPEIASAMLQRQQAGAVVAARRQIVDGAVGMVEAALTRIAEDDIVELDGERKAAMVSNLMVVLCGDRAAQPVLNTGTLYQ
- a CDS encoding PadR family transcriptional regulator — its product is MSIGHTLLGLLESGPRHGYDLKRAFDERFGQDRPLHYGQVYSTMSRLLKNGLVEVDGMEAGGGPERKRYAITEAGITDVSQWLAQPEKPEPYLQSTLYTKVVLALLTGRAAAGILDSQRAEHLRLMRVLTDRKRRGDLADQLICDHALFHLEADLRWLELTAARLDQLAAEVRP
- a CDS encoding ABC transporter ATP-binding protein, encoding MIPSGSLLVADALRKSFGPTTALDGASFSVHPGEVVAVMGPSGSGKSTLLHCLAGIVRPDSGTVVYDGRELTALPDAERSALRRTDFGFVFQFGQLVPELSCVENVALPLRLSGVKRKAAERTALDWLERLEVEDAARKRPGDISGGQGQRVAVARALAPSPKVVFADEPTGALDSLNGERVMSLLTDAARLQNTAVVLVTHEARVAAYSDREIVVRDGRSRDPEFTV